ttatttatttttctgaaatgacaTGTGCTCCATGTCTACAAAATGTAACATGATATGGTTTGCTgtgattcttcttttttttttatctcacttGTTGGTAGgaaaatctaaaaaatatatacaaaaaaatagaaagagtgagcttgtttactttatttctgaGGATCTTTTGGGCTCTCATTTTTGAATAGCCAGATTGTTGCAACAGGGTGTATTTCCTACATTTTTGCTTTGGAAATGGACTCttcttattaaataataatttgaagttGTCAGAGGTCATGTGATAGGAAATTTTCATTTCTTTAGAACTGGTGCATTGtaaacaaaacgtttaaaatttaaatttaaaaaatggcatgtACCATATTTTAAACACGTTTTAGAGTGGGTGTATTTATAACACGTTTATTCgctaacaattaaaataaacactgacatGGGTTTAAAATATTTTGCGAACGACTGATGTTTGATGTTTACAGTGCGCTGTTACATAGTAACATTTaggccttttttttaaatgttcaccaCACAAcagattcttgaaatgtgtatttgtatttctaCGATGCTTTTCAACCTGCGTTTATAACATCATACtcgtatctatctatctatctacagtattaTCTATCGAGCATTGCATTTTCAGTCCAGAGGTCGAACGATAATTTATTACCATCAATATGAGTATCTGTATACAGAGATAGGCTATTGTGCATTTGCTGATTAAAGTTGCTGtacaaaataattaatatgacagcaaaaaataTGACTACAATCATATATGTTCTGGTTAGAAATAAAAGTGCTTGTAAACCAGGCGTTCCTCAAATCCCGGCTCATtcacggactcattgtgtgaccctgagcaagccacttacccccttgtgctccgtctttcgggtgagacgttgttctaagtgactctgcagctgatgcatagtttacacaccctatagtctttgtaagttgccttgggtaaaggcgtctgctagataaataaacaaataataatatattttaaaacgtttattaaaataattccatacaacGTCAAAAATGTATTGTGGACAGTCGACTAAGCCTACATAGGTGACCCTCTTGTTTACATTGCAGGTAAGCAGTATAATAAGCATTCACAACATTGCATTAGGTAAAATACACTTTTAAACAATATAATACGTTTATTCTTACAATTAAACGTATTCCAATTATTTAGCTAAAAATCAAGGGATATCCAAAATAAATCGTCAAAAAAGTTATGTTAATCACTTTTTGGTAGAAAGTATTTGACTATGAGTTTCCTACTAAAAGCACAGGGCTATAGGGGTGCCCTGCGGTTGAACTTGGTATATAGACGATCATTTTCGATCCACCTAATTTTGCTTAATTGCAAAACTATgtcctggaccaaatcaaaactttgacccaccggctaatcgcaaattacaaacctAGTATTAATGGCGGGTTCACtctggggtagaaggaataaccttctgacaaacaaaaaagacgCCATCAGTACCAGTTTAGTAATTTGCGATTAGCgggggtcaaagttttgatttggtcccggTCTATGCTGCGGTTATTAACATACAGcaaagacaggctaaagaaaattAGATTGTGGTTTATctctatttttcttttctttttcttttcttgaggatattatattttgaaaaaatagaaatgcattttattacaaGATAATCTATAGTTTTCCTTCTATAAGATATATTGATaacgtgttttaaaataaacgtgTAATGCTAACTAACGGGGAAACAAAATCACCCTGGTGTTCTTACTGAGAAAAGTTACAGAGATATTAACAAAATACCTTGTGGGGGCGGGGGGCGACTTtctgtaggggggggggggggggggcaaagggGGGAACTTTCTGTACCGGTATTTTGGTTACTTCTGGTTTTTAATGTACAGCAGTGTAATGTATTAGCGACACAATGTATACTATTTCCAACTGGTCAAAATAGTattagaaaaaaaaccaaaaagacaATACCAactaataacaatacaaaaattaATCACAGTTTTGTGACAGCATTAAAAACCTATACCACATGGCGACTTAACATGACACACAATAATAGTATATAGCATATAACCTACACGAAATATAGCCTAGCTATAGCCTGCACGAAATATAGCCTATGTAGCTATAGACTGCACGAAATATATTATATGCAATAATAGCCCGCATTGAAAAGATAAACAATTGAGCTCCCACGCACCTAATGGGAAGAAGTCTTGGGAGCTCAAAAAGCATATGGCCAGATTCATAGAAcattgtcatttttaaaatataaaattgtCCAGTTTTAAAATTATAAGTAAAACATACATTATACTCAATTATAGTTCCCAAATTaccattctttctttctttttttaatatatagtgtATCGATATCCCTAAACTTCTTATTAACTTAATTAACCCGAAACTTTTTCTCctcttaaaaataatttgtaattgAAGTAGGCTACAGGCCTGCTGTATTTGTATTTCTGCCATTGCTGCATCTTAGTATAGTATGATATATAATGATGTCTAAAAATATTTATGAACAACCTATTGCACATATTTTTTGGCAAACAAAAGGAACTTAAAAATGAATAAGAGGCATGTGAACTGTAATGGTCGGTAAAGTTGTGTAGCAACAGTAGAGTCATTTTTAACAAcaaaggcggggggggggggggggggcgcactCGACAAAACTTTTAATTTATGCGTTGTTGCACGCGAAGAAGTTTCTTTTCCTTCTGCCTTTGGTTTTGAAACCATATTTTGACCTGacgagaaagagaagaacaacaAAATCAGTTTTCACAATTAATAAATGGATCGTAGTGTAATTGTCAggtcacattataaaatatgaataaaaaagtCTCACCTGTCTTTCTGTCAGAGAGAGTTTTGATGAAATGTTTAATCTAATTTCAGGGGAAACGAATTTATCCAAAAGCTTTTTCCAGCTCAGCCCTTAGATGTTTGCTGTATGGAATTCTATTTTTTCTCTGTCTCGTGGGTGTCTTTGGGCACAAACATGGGAACCCTAATACTAAAagtggaagaaaaataattaggTTTCGTCACAGTGTATTTGTACAGACTAGGCCCTGCAAGGCCTTACTAAAGCGACAGCTGTACTTGCAAAACTGTGTATCATCACAGTTCTATTGATACAGCTAAATACTGCATGTTTAGTTATatttaacaacaaacaaacaaacaaaaacaaaaacaaacaaacgaaaaaaaataaataataaaaacacaaacctaAAGCTCTTGGGACTGTGCGTATTCCAACGTGGGGAGACCCCGAAGACACTCCATAGCAATGTGAATGACCAATGTGAGGCTTGGCCAGGCTTAATTTTGGTTCTGTGTAAAGCGGCTCTACCTGGCCTGGGTAGGCAGGTGATCCCCGAGAGTAGTCTAAGGCCAGTAATGATATATGGGAGAGCATGCTGGGTATTCGTTTCGATTATAGGTGTTCTGACAATGACTAATGAAGATATATGTCTGCCGTTTGGAATCGGTTTGTAGAGTATCCGGACGCCTCAGGTAAAACTCCAGTtcgttctctctctctgcacTTCCATGGGATACATGGTAGAAACCAAAATAACTCCAGTCTGTTGTCGGATCTAAAGGAGAAGGAGTCTCAGAGGAAAGAACGCCCATTCTTCCAGAACACATTTTTTCAATGGGCCTCGTCCCATCTTGCAATATTCCACCTCTAACGCTAGATGGCTCTAGGAGTTTGTATTGTGGAGAACTGGGATCCATCCGATGTTATAGTCAAGAGTATACCTTCTTTCAAGCTGCAAGCAGGCTCCAACGTAGCACCTGTGGTTTGAAATAGTTTCTCAAAGGGCTTTGAAGAAtaggaaaccaaaccagacaatCTCCGTGTAAACTGCAATCTGTACTGTCTTTAAGTGCAAACTACTTG
The Acipenser ruthenus chromosome 10, fAciRut3.2 maternal haplotype, whole genome shotgun sequence DNA segment above includes these coding regions:
- the LOC117406778 gene encoding LOW QUALITY PROTEIN: homeobox protein CDX-1-like (The sequence of the model RefSeq protein was modified relative to this genomic sequence to represent the inferred CDS: inserted 5 bases in 3 codons; deleted 2 bases in 1 codon), translated to MDPSSPQYKLLEPSSVRGGILQDGTRPIEKMCSGRMGVLSSETPSPLDPTTDWSYFGFYHVSHGSAERERTGVLPEASGYSTNRFQTADIYXFISHCQNTYNRNEYPACSPIYHYWPXDYSRGSPAYPGQVEPLYTEPKLSLAKPHIGHSHCYGVSSGSPHVGIRTVPRALVLGFPCLCPKTPTRQRKNRIPYSKHLRAELEKAFXDKFVSPEIRLNISSKLSLTERQVKIWFQNQRQKEKKLLRVQQRIN